In the Clostridium beijerinckii genome, one interval contains:
- a CDS encoding zinc ribbon domain-containing protein: MQCNKCGIVLNENAKFCSECGEKVIRELKCKQCGNKLKDNSKFCDQCGTKVEANISTETLKKLVSVDFFNLAGQSIGRCNHNQSRWVRQHENYIYICKGRGVYKIDTSGSNGKIFYESKNFIDNININKNGIVVNAFGGTCIEILNFTGELVNKINIEDGRLDCTYVYDNQIFFSINDLNGSIKLCISEFGKSNYKLINSFESNDGLSYFIANKKYVIFKSESLSGWNIMNIDGSSLQKIYINGESNNESDIDILYFDVDNGYMFTSAFYSEKEKDIRGYYIVKRKITNNIIEGVFEDVIWNQDPNMVTKHGDRFYGAPFINNEYSVGFNYGHTKDYSDREDHYYNLYAVYNGNGYKYLNCGSRSGIETLICEGEYAYWNDYDSIYQVKIDGTQVRCLDSELQQ, encoded by the coding sequence ATGCAGTGTAATAAATGTGGCATAGTACTAAACGAAAATGCTAAGTTTTGTTCTGAATGTGGTGAAAAAGTAATAAGAGAGCTAAAATGCAAGCAGTGTGGAAATAAATTAAAAGATAATAGTAAGTTTTGTGATCAATGTGGAACTAAGGTAGAGGCTAATATTTCAACCGAAACATTAAAAAAATTAGTAAGTGTTGATTTTTTTAATCTTGCAGGTCAAAGCATAGGAAGATGTAATCATAATCAGTCTAGATGGGTTAGACAGCATGAGAATTATATCTATATATGCAAAGGTAGAGGTGTTTATAAAATAGATACGAGTGGAAGTAATGGTAAAATTTTTTATGAATCAAAAAATTTCATAGATAATATTAATATAAATAAAAATGGTATTGTAGTAAATGCGTTTGGAGGGACTTGTATTGAGATTTTAAATTTCACTGGAGAACTAGTTAATAAAATTAATATAGAAGATGGAAGATTAGATTGCACTTATGTGTATGATAATCAAATATTTTTCTCTATTAATGATCTAAATGGATCTATAAAACTATGTATAAGTGAATTTGGAAAATCTAACTATAAGCTTATTAACTCATTTGAATCTAATGATGGCTTATCATATTTCATAGCAAATAAAAAATATGTTATTTTTAAAAGCGAAAGTCTGAGCGGTTGGAACATTATGAATATAGATGGCTCAAGCTTACAGAAAATATATATTAATGGAGAAAGCAATAATGAGAGCGATATAGATATTCTGTATTTTGATGTGGATAATGGTTATATGTTTACCAGTGCATTCTACTCAGAAAAGGAGAAAGATATTAGAGGTTACTATATAGTAAAGCGTAAAATTACGAATAATATTATAGAAGGGGTATTTGAGGATGTAATATGGAATCAGGATCCTAATATGGTAACAAAGCATGGAGATAGATTTTATGGTGCTCCTTTTATTAATAATGAATATTCTGTTGGATTCAATTATGGACATACAAAAGATTATTCAGATAGAGAAGACCATTACTATAATCTTTATGCAGTATATAATGGCAATGGATATAAATATTTAAATTGTGGTTCACGAAGTGGAATTGAGACATTAATATGTGAAGGTGAATATGCATATTGGAATGATTATGATAGTATTTATCAGGTTAAAATAGATGGAACTCAAGTAAGATGCTTAGATAGTGAGTTACAGCAATAA
- a CDS encoding WG repeat-containing protein: MQCKKCGTELRENAKFCFECGEKVIKELKCKNCGNILVPNSKFCDECGTKVDYSIDNSAEEKSETTINSNALERNAEKDSKIENNKKVFNEFGLRKVSLKSTGKMGYINEKNEEVIQCIYDKVFDFYKNFVKVQKNDMFTYLVYDINTNKANPISNDDVFGEYKNYTVWFSKATDFKDGFAFLSRCDDFYVLTDEGAIISCDRVGAIEKAEGLLPILNNDEYPIYINRKGEKVSKYERYDYVGKFNDGLAVARVKDCDANDTGDWVYVNEKLGEVITKVNNEKIWTFAGEFKDGRAMVSTVNNEILIININGETISKLENTEIYYKDYGWLNSNLDGCYNYIVVKSKRCNEHAIVNRQGDIIVPFIKSEITNEYGYNHKQHCTFTTSNGDIVYDLCTGRKLFSAEHAYAVRDEFNKKYYTVSYDKKYGLYSYKEDKLTIPCIYNSLIEIDEDIRKFYEYDLYFRRGEFYIAEDQKGKYGAINHNNEIIIPFDYDEIKGIESLRYKYFIVNIDSKVGVIDNKRNITIPIKYDKLEELDLWSCGYIWDNYLNSFKNSDPIVLFKATLNGKKGVIDQYDRVYIPIKYESIKEFGIIKDRIGLVVKDNGKYGIVDMFGEYILENIYDDIGEKRYYAFKIVKNDKAGYMNIKGEIIMPFIYHKESRDPYLDYIYVVNRNDDGSTGKEESLY, encoded by the coding sequence ATGCAATGTAAAAAATGCGGAACAGAACTAAGAGAAAATGCTAAGTTTTGTTTTGAATGCGGTGAAAAGGTAATAAAAGAGTTAAAGTGTAAGAATTGCGGAAATATATTAGTTCCGAATAGTAAATTTTGTGATGAATGTGGAACTAAGGTAGACTATAGTATAGATAATAGTGCAGAAGAAAAAAGTGAAACAACAATAAATAGTAATGCTTTAGAAAGAAATGCAGAAAAGGATTCTAAAATCGAAAATAATAAAAAAGTATTTAATGAATTTGGATTAAGAAAAGTAAGTTTAAAGTCTACTGGAAAAATGGGGTATATTAATGAAAAAAATGAAGAAGTTATTCAGTGTATCTATGATAAAGTATTCGATTTTTACAAGAATTTTGTAAAAGTACAGAAAAATGATATGTTTACGTATTTGGTTTATGACATTAATACAAATAAAGCAAATCCTATTTCAAACGATGATGTATTTGGTGAATATAAAAATTATACAGTATGGTTTTCAAAAGCAACAGATTTTAAAGATGGTTTTGCATTCTTATCTAGATGCGATGATTTTTATGTATTAACAGATGAAGGTGCAATAATTAGTTGCGATAGAGTGGGGGCTATTGAAAAAGCTGAAGGATTGCTACCTATTTTAAATAATGATGAGTATCCTATATATATAAATAGAAAAGGAGAGAAAGTTTCAAAATATGAACGATATGACTATGTAGGAAAATTCAATGATGGATTAGCAGTAGCAAGAGTTAAAGATTGTGATGCTAATGATACTGGGGATTGGGTATATGTAAATGAGAAGTTAGGGGAAGTTATAACAAAAGTTAATAATGAAAAGATTTGGACTTTTGCTGGTGAATTTAAAGATGGAAGAGCCATGGTATCAACAGTTAATAATGAAATTTTAATTATTAATATAAATGGAGAAACTATAAGTAAGTTAGAGAATACCGAAATTTATTATAAAGATTATGGATGGCTAAATTCTAATTTAGATGGTTGCTATAATTATATAGTAGTCAAAAGTAAAAGATGTAATGAACATGCAATAGTAAATCGCCAGGGTGATATTATAGTTCCATTTATTAAATCAGAAATAACAAATGAATATGGTTATAACCATAAACAACATTGTACATTTACAACTTCAAATGGAGATATTGTATATGATTTATGTACTGGAAGAAAACTTTTTAGTGCTGAACATGCTTATGCGGTAAGAGATGAGTTTAATAAGAAGTATTATACTGTAAGTTATGATAAAAAATATGGACTTTATAGTTATAAAGAAGATAAGTTAACTATTCCATGTATATATAATTCTTTGATTGAAATAGATGAAGATATTCGTAAATTCTACGAATATGACTTATACTTCAGAAGAGGAGAATTTTATATAGCAGAAGATCAAAAAGGAAAATATGGAGCTATTAATCATAATAATGAAATCATAATCCCTTTTGATTATGATGAAATAAAAGGAATAGAGTCTTTAAGGTATAAGTATTTTATAGTAAATATAGATAGTAAAGTAGGAGTTATAGATAATAAGCGTAATATTACAATTCCTATAAAATATGATAAATTAGAAGAATTAGATCTTTGGAGCTGTGGATACATTTGGGATAACTATTTAAATAGCTTCAAAAATTCTGATCCAATAGTTTTATTTAAAGCTACATTAAATGGCAAGAAAGGTGTAATAGATCAATATGATAGAGTTTATATTCCGATAAAATATGAATCAATCAAAGAATTTGGGATTATAAAAGATAGAATTGGTTTAGTAGTTAAAGATAATGGAAAGTATGGTATCGTAGATATGTTTGGAGAATATATTTTAGAAAATATATATGATGATATAGGTGAGAAACGTTATTATGCCTTTAAGATAGTAAAAAATGACAAAGCAGGTTATATGAATATAAAAGGAGAAATTATTATGCCATTTATATATCATAAAGAGAGTAGAGATCCTTATTTAGACTATATCTATGTAGTAAATAGAAATGATGATGGAAGTACAGGCAAGGAAGAATCTTTATATTAA